A window from Gossypium raimondii isolate GPD5lz chromosome 7, ASM2569854v1, whole genome shotgun sequence encodes these proteins:
- the LOC105800064 gene encoding triacylglycerol lipase 2, which yields MKPLNTISLNYTILLIFCAPNLFCLKAPANGTGEAALAAQSSDRGGTCKSMVESNGYDCEEHWVITKDGYVLNVLRIPLGRFVGCRKARNRPPVLLQHGMLLDARSWMLLPPKRSLPFNLADNGYDVWLVNSRGTEYSDGHTSLNNYDPAYWNWSWDELVAYDLPATFQYVYNQTGQKLHFVGHSQGTLMVMAAMSRDQLLNMLRSAALLCPIAYLRHTTSLLSRFITDNFIAEALHSLGLYKFDLNDLITMRTLKIICRIPSVDCSNMFTPYTGQNCCIKRSKTEIFLDHQPQPTAMKNVIHMCQMVRRGTLTMYDYNDCDENIKHYGQPTPPAYNMTCIPNDLPIFLSYGGADALSDVNDVKLLLDCLKHHDPGKIVVQCIESYAHADYLMAEKAKEDVYDPLIAFLNKLP from the exons atgaagCCACTCAACACCAttagtttaaattatacaatcCTACTCATTTTTTGTGCACCAAATTTGTTTTGTCTAAAAGCTCCAGCGAATGGAACCGGAGAGGCTGCATTGGCGGCCCAATCATCAGATCGTGGAGGTACCTGCAAATCAATGGTGGAGAGTAATGGCTATGATTGTGAAGAACACTGg GTAATTACAAAAGATGGCTATGTTCTCAATGTGCTAAGAATTCCTTTGGGGCGGTTCGTTGGCTGTCGAAAAGCAAGAAACAGGCCGCCAGTGCTGTTGCAGCACGGGATGTTACTG GATGCAAGATCATGGATGCTATTGCCCCCAAAACGATCATTGCCATTCAATCTGGCCGATAATGGCTACGATGTCTGGCTTGTTAACTCGCGCGGAACAGAGTACAGCGATGGGCATACATCACTGAATAATTATGATCCA GCATACTGGAATTGGTCATGGGACGAATTGGTAGCTTATGATCTTCCTGCAACATTCCAGTATGTGTATAATCAAACAGGACAAAAGCTACACTTCGTTGGGCATTCACAG GGAACTTTGATGGTTATGGCTGCCATGTCAAGGGATCAACTATTGAACATGTTGAGATCAGCTGCATTACTCTGCCCAATTGCTTATCTGCGTCACACCACTTCCCTACTTTCAAGATTTATTACTGATAACTTCATTGCTGAG gCATTGCACTCGTTAGGCCtctataaatttgatttaaatga TTTAATTACTATGCGAACTCTGAAGATCATCTGTCGAATACCAAGTGTTGACTGCAGCAACATGTTCACACCATATACAG GGCAAAACTGCTGCATAAAACGTTCCAAAACAGAGATTTTTCTAGATCATCAACCTCAGCCAACGGCAATGAAGAACGTCATCCATATGTGTCAGA TGGTTAGGAGAGGAACCTTAACAATGTATGATTACAATGATTGTGATGAGAATATAAAACACTATGGGCAACCAACTCCTCCTGCGTACAACATGACCTGCATTCCAAATGACCTTCCCATATTCCTCAGCTATGGTGGAGCCGATGCTCTTTCGGATGTGAATGATGTGAAGCTTTTGCTTGATTGTCTCAAACATCATGATCCAGGCAAGATTGTTGTTCAGTGCATAGAAAGTTACGCTCATGCGGATTATTTAATGGCAGAAAAGGCGAAAGAAGATGTGTATGATCCTTTGATTGCGTTCTTGAATAAGCTACCATGA